AGTATTACCACCTAGCAGTAGATACTACtatggttacaaattacaattcacattttacgtataatatttcacattttaaatatgggTGACGGGAAAAACCTTGAATTTGGTTATACATTCCGCTATTATCCCTTTCCGCCTTTAAACCCACCACTGCCATTCCTGTTAACCAGGAACGCCAAGGGTCTCAGTCTCTGGGTACAAAGCAAAACAAAGCTGTCTTCAACCGACGCGACGATGAAATATATTCTTACTCCTTTTTCGAAAGAAACTGTGTAAAGCAAGGTACagagatttaaaacaaaacacggCAGATGTTACCCTGAAAAGTTCACTCATAATTTAGATACAGGTTATATGTATGCAGTATGCATGTTCCAATGCATTGCTAATGTCATTGTCCTGACATCTATGTTTTCCTGCTTCCTTCAACATTTACATTAGACGTGAGGAATCCGTTACTAACAATGCAATGTCATTTGTTTCGAGAAATGTACTGAACCTGATTAATCAAGTTTTGTTTAAAGGTTGTCTTTTTATTCAAAAGTGtgaatttctaatataaataactcaTCTGTCGTCAAGTTCTATTACTAAGGCGCCTTTTTTGACTAAACTTGAATCGAATTATGCAGTTCATGACCTGAACTACTAATTTTGTAacactttacaaaaatatttaccgtTAATCAGATAGCGGATGTTTTTAAGAGATCTCGATAGTTATTTACGTTTTATCATAAGGCGCGTTTGCATCGAAATTCCGTAGTATCACTTATACTTTTTGTCTTGAATTTAAAAGAGTACAATCGGTCAAAGGGTTTTGTTTTCCTGATAAATTATCAGTAGCATCTCGCGCTTGTTCCCGTGCTGTCTTACGATGTGCGATACCACGACGAGGCTAGACGGGAAAGTAGTCGTCGTTACTGGAGGCAGCTCAGGACTTGGACTTGAAGCCgcaaaaaatatagcaaaacgTGGAGCACGCGTAGTTATCGCAAGCCGCAATGAAACAAAATTACAGAAAGCACAAGCCGAAATCGTAAATACGAGTGGAAACTACAATGTGGCGTATAAATTACTTGATCTAGGATCTTTGAAGTCAGTGAGAAGCTTCGTTAATGATATGAATGGTGAAGAAAGACTTgatgtgttaataaataatgcgGGAGCGATCGGATTACCAGACAGATTGACAGCCGACGAACTAAATCTTACTATGCAAGTGAATTTCTTCGGAGCATTTCTACTTACGTTTCTAATGCTGCCTAAGTTGAAGGCTTCGGCTCCAAGTCGCATAATAAACGGATCAGCTGCTTCAATGTACATCGGATCTATAGATTTTAACAATTGGAACGACGTAGGCACTCATACAGCTATACAAGTGGTTGCTTCTTCAAAATTAGCAATGGTTTTGTTCAATGCAGAGTTAGCCAAGCGTCTGAAAGGTACTGGAGTCACAGCAAACAGTTTTGATCCATTCATCGCGCCTGGTACGGACGTATTTTTTGGCTTACCCTCATACTTGCAAGATGTGTCGCGGATTATCGCCAGTTTGATAGGACAACCCAAAGAGGAAGTCGGGAGACAATTGGGATATTTGGCAGCAGCGCCAAACCTCGAGATGGTTAGTGGAGAACATTATAAGTTTTGTGGCAAATTTCCCAGTCATTGGTTAGTGAATGATGGTGTTTTGACAAAGAAGTTGTGGGAAGAATCGAAAAAATTGGTGCATATCAGCCCTGAAGAAGATTGGGAATTAGGAAACAAGTAATAGAAATGGTCCGAAACccttatatataattttgttgcgCTTAAGAAAAGTCGTATCATTATCGTgaatttagtataaattataatataatattatcatttatcgCATTTTGTACAATGTATTTAACGTTTTCCTTGTAAGAGGAGTGAAAGcaggttgtttattttttttttaatctgaatGAAATCTTGAGATTTTCTGGTACTCAATAATAATTTAGCTCACAGCTCCGTCGGCTTAATAACATCTATTTGCGACATAAAATGATATAGATAGCATTCAAACACAAGCTAGGTAGCTTTTTACTAGGGAGAGAATTTTTAGAATCTGAGGAATAAGTCTAGAAATTAGAgcataaatttcattgttacgAACAGTTTATTGCCTACATAATATGACTATGAAAGTTTTTATACTAAATTGTCGTAGAGTATTTAAAGACGAAActaatatattaacattatatctATAGTTCCGTCAGgacttgaatttaaaaatatatatttcttataagtaaattgatctgtaacaaaatttataacatgGTATAGCTAAAAATCCAAATGTAATtgtataaaggtttttttaactcAATAAATAACAAGTTTACAATGTTGTTTTttgcgtgattttttttttttgcttattagCACCGCGCCATATagcatatataaaaattaacataggaccttgtaatatgACTGTTATAACAAGATggaaaaatctgtttttttttcttttgtatgacgagacgatcttgccattcagctgatggtaagaaatacgactgcccataaatagtagaaacaccatccaacaacttgaattacaaagcgtttattggtattccactgcactcgccttCGTCagaaatgagatgttaattcttattatattattatgtt
This genomic stretch from Manduca sexta isolate Smith_Timp_Sample1 chromosome 8, JHU_Msex_v1.0, whole genome shotgun sequence harbors:
- the LOC115445962 gene encoding retinol dehydrogenase 11 — translated: MCDTTTRLDGKVVVVTGGSSGLGLEAAKNIAKRGARVVIASRNETKLQKAQAEIVNTSGNYNVAYKLLDLGSLKSVRSFVNDMNGEERLDVLINNAGAIGLPDRLTADELNLTMQVNFFGAFLLTFLMLPKLKASAPSRIINGSAASMYIGSIDFNNWNDVGTHTAIQVVASSKLAMVLFNAELAKRLKGTGVTANSFDPFIAPGTDVFFGLPSYLQDVSRIIASLIGQPKEEVGRQLGYLAAAPNLEMVSGEHYKFCGKFPSHWLVNDGVLTKKLWEESKKLVHISPEEDWELGNK